The following proteins are co-located in the Pyricularia oryzae 70-15 chromosome 1, whole genome shotgun sequence genome:
- a CDS encoding alanine-glyoxylate aminotransferase 1, with amino-acid sequence MSPPSILNPSATTSPAASRLSQLSYHLSSTSRPSLTSTTSSSSSDNSNKHSKMSSQPEHPTLLIPGPIEFDDAVLQSMSHYSESHVGPAFVNVFGETLTLLRKLFQTTDSGSQPFVISGSGTLGWDLVSANLVEAGEDVLVLGTGYFSDGFADCLRTYGANVTELKAPVGSRPQLPEIEKALSAKKYKVLTVTHVDTSTGVLSELKDLSAMVHKVSPETLIIADGVCSVASEEIAFDEWGLDGVITASQKAIGCPAGLSISMFSSRAIKAFEARKTPPASYFASMKNWLPIMRNYEAKKPSYFATPSPQLIHALHTALTQIMSRPLAERFAKHKEASSKIKKAIADLGLKQVASNPADQANGMTAVYLPESVKPTDILPKLFSKGVIFAGGIHKEIAPKYIRFGHMGVSVLNPERGDLDRAIKALESGLSECGYQKA; translated from the exons ATGTCCCCGCCTAGCATACTTAACCCCTCTGCAACAACGTCACCAGCAGCTTCTCGATTGTCGCAGCTTTCCTACCACTTGAGTAGCACGTCTCGTCCCAGCTTGACATCTACAACTTCTTCATCCAGCTCGGACAATAGCAACAAACATTCCAAAATGTCTTCTCAACCTGAGCATCCCACCCTGCTCATTCCCGGCCCTATCGAGTTTGACGATGCTGTCCTCCAGTCCATGAGCCATTACAG CGAGAGCCACGTTGGTCCGGCTTTTGTCAACGTTTTTGGCGAGACcttgaccctccttcgcaaACTGTTCCAGACTACGGATTCGGGCTCGCAGCCATTTGTCATCTCAGGGTCCGGCACCCTTGGATGGGATCTGGTCTCTGCCAACCTTGTCGAAGCCGGCGAGGATGTGCTGGTTCTTGGCACTGGCTACTTCAGTGACGGTTTCGCCGACTGCCTGCGAACCTATGGCGCCAACGTAACGGAGCTCAAGGCCCCCGTTGGATCCAGGCCTCAACTGCCCGAGATTGAGAAGGCTCTTAGTGCCAAGAAGTACAAAGTCCTCACCGTCACGCACGTTGACACCTCAACCGGCGTGCTCAGCGAGCTGAAGGACCTCAGCGCCATGGTGCACAAGGTCTCCCCTGAGACCCTCATCATCGCCGATGGTGTATGCAGTGTGGCTTCTGAGGAGATTGCGTTTGATGAGTGGGGTCTGGACGGTGTGATCACTGCCAGCCAAAAGGCTATCGGATGCCCGGCTGGTCTCTCGATCTCAATGTTCAGCTCAAGGGCAATCAAGGCATTTGAGGCTAGGAAAACCCCTCCCGCCTCCTACTTTGCATCCATGAAGAACTGGCTGCCAA TCATGCGCAACtacgaggccaagaagcctTCATACTTTGCTACCCCGTCGCCTCAGCTCATCCACGCCCTCCACACGGCCCTGACCCAGATAATGTCAAGGCCACTTGCTGAGCGCTTCGCTAAGCACAAGGAGGCCTCAAGCAAGATCAAGAAGGCTATCGCCGATCTTGGCCTCAAGCAGGTTGCCTCGAACCCTGCCGACCAGGCTAATGGCATGACGGCAGTCTACCTCCCTGAGAGCGTGAAGCCGACCGATATCTTGCCGAAGCTGTTCAGCAAAGGAGTTATCTTTGCCGGTGGTATTCACAAGGAGATTGCCCCCAAGTATATCAGATTCGGCCACATGGGCGTCAGCGTG TTGAACCCGGAAAGGGGTGATCTTGATCGTGCCATCAAGGCTCTCGAGTCTGGACTGTCGGAGTGCGGTTATCAAAAAGCATAG
- a CDS encoding class II Aldolase, translating to MAPSAVSEAQATATPVVAKPVAGGPSKGTRAKEDETPLQAISQGEVMPGIPTFPTFVEERRHTLIHMAATFRAWARQGFVEGQSGHISVRDPEFPGLMWMNPLGRHYGMLRAGDMLALDIASGRIVAGKPNPSTGKVTGNAAGYYIHAAVHRVRPDIHAACHAHTMAGRAWSVFGRPLDMLTQDVCSLHNAHSVYTSYGGIVFAEDEANNIAAALGTTNKALIMINHGLLTVGTTVDEAGWMFGLLERSCAIQLKVEATGLPKNIIADEEAAHAFKMASEENALYREAQPDIELEIEAAGGEEALARGYEQLVVDPEITIA from the exons ATGGCCCCTTCGGCAGTTAGCGAGGCACAGGCAACGGCCACACCCGTCGTGGCCAAGCCGGTCGCCGGCGGGCCGTCCAAGGGCACCAGGGCCAAGGAGGACGAGACGCCGCTGCAGGCCATCTCGCAGGGCGAGGTGATGCCGGGCATCCCCACGTTTCCGACCTTTGTCGAGGAGCGACGGCACACGCTGATCCACATGGCCGCGACCTTTCGCGCCTGGGCGAGACAGGGCTTCGTCGAGGGCCAGTCGGGCCACATCTCGGTCCGCGACCCCGAGTTCCCGGGCCTCATGTGGATGAACCCCCTCGGCCGGCACTACGGCAtgctgcgggcgggcgacATGCTCGCGCTCGATATCGCCTCGGGCCGCATCGTGGCCGGCAAGCCGAACCCGTCCACGGGCAAGGTCACGGGCAACGCGGCGGGGTACTACAT CCATGCCGCAGTTCATAGAGTGAGGCCCGATATTCATGCGGCCTGCCACGCCCATACCATGGCCGGGCGGGCATGGTCCGTATTTGGAAGACCGCTGGACATGCTCACGCAGGACGTGTGCAGCCTCCACAACGCCCACAGCGTCTACACCAGCTACGGAGGGATCGTCTTTGCCGAGGACGAGGCCAACAATATTGCAGCAGCGTTGGGAACCACCAACAAGGCACTCATCATGATCAACCA tgGCCTGCTCACCGTTGGAACGACAGTCGACGAGGCCGGATGGATGTTTGGCCTGCTTGAACGGTCGTGCGCCATACAGCTCAAGGTGGAAGCTACCGGCCTCCCCAAAAACATCATCGCCGACGAGGAGGCGGCTCATGCGTTCAAGATGGCGAGCGAGGAGAACGCCCTGTACCGCGAGGCACAGCCAGATATTGAGCTGGAGATCGAGGCTGCCGGTGGCGAGGAGGCGCTCGCCAGAGGATACGAACAGCTGGTTGTGGACCCGGAGATCACAATCgcatga
- a CDS encoding acetyltransferase yields MAGPQASSSSSGRPLLRPAVAADVEHIRVLVDAAYSHYIARLGKEPGPMLENYGALVAQGKVTVCTTGQPVAAAAAVVTGRGEEEEQDHDREILGLLVLVPQTAEGAMLLDNVAVAPRAQGQGVGKLLMSFAEHRARQEGLSTVKLYTHVLMTENIGLYGRLGYRETGRVSEKGFDRVYMEKRL; encoded by the coding sequence atggcgGGACCCCAggcgtcatcatcatcgtcagGGCGGCCCCTCCTCCGCCCAGCGGTTGCAGCGGACGTGGAACATATTAGGGTCCTCGTCGACGCGGCCTACTCGCACTATATCGCACGGCTCGGCAAGGAGCCCGGCCCGATGCTCGAGAACTACGGCGCGCTGGTGGCGCAGGGCAAAGTGACGGTCTGCACCACGGGGCAGCCGGTtgcggcagcagcggcggtaGTGACCGGGCgtggggaggaggaggagcaggaTCACGATCGAGAGATCCTCGGCTTGCTCGTTCTCGTGCCGCAGACTGCGGAGGGAGCGATGCTGCTGGACAACGTAGCGGTCGCGCCGCGGGCGCAAGGCCAGGGTGTGGGTAAGCTGCTCATGTCTTTTGCCGAGCACCGCGCCCGCCAGGAGGGTCTCTCCACGGTCAAACTCTACACGCACGTTCTCATGACTGAGAACATTGGCCTGTACGGCCGCCTCGGGTACCGCGAGACAGGGCGGGTCTCGGAGAAGGGCTTTGATCGTGTGtacatggagaagaggttgtGA
- a CDS encoding vacuolar protein sorting-associated protein 29 — translation MAFLILVIGDLHIPDRALDIPPKFKKLLAPGKIGQTLCLGNLTDRTTYEYLRSVAPDLKIVKGRLDVEATSLPLSQVVTHGSIRIGFLEGFTLVSNEPDLLLAEANKLDVDVLCWGGTHRFECFEYMDKFFINPGSATGAFTTGWGTEEDIVPSFCLMDVQGISLTLYVYQLRKDENGVENVAVEKVTYTKVVEPPTTASAS, via the exons ATGGCCTTCCTAATCCTGGTCATTGGCGACCTGCACATCCCGGACCGCGCCCTCGACATACCCCCCAAA TTCAAGAAGCTCCTCGCGCCCGGCAAGATTGGCCAAACGCTCTGCCTCGGCAACCTGACGGACCGGACGACGTACGAGTACCTGCGCAGCGTTGCGCCGGACCTCAAGATCGTCAAGGGCCGCCTGGATGTCGAAGCCACCTCGCTGCCGCTGTCGCAAGTGGTCACCCACGGCAGCATCCGCATCGGCTTCCTCGAGGGCTTCACGCTCGTCAGCAACGAGCCCGACCTGCTGCTCGCCGAGGCGAACAAGCTCGACGTCGACGTGCTGTGCTGGGGCGGCACCCACCGCTTCGAGTGCTTCGAGTACATGGACAAGTTCTTTATCAACCCGGGCAGCGCGACAGGCGCCTTCACGACTGGCTGGGGCACCGAGGAAGACATAGTCCCCAGCTTTTGCCTGATGGAT GTCCAAGGAATATCACTCACACTTTACGTGTATCAGTTGaggaaagatgaaaatggagTAGAGAATGTGGCCGTGGAAAAGGTCACGTATACGAAAGTAGTCGAGCCGCCAACAACAGCTTCGGCATCATGA
- a CDS encoding exportin-1, with translation MGYTIAELDSVVKAFYEGRGDQQKAAQAALNQFKEDPDAWLMVDQILSEATYSQTKFLGLQILDNVIMTRWKVLPREQCQGIRNFVVNYIINCSSTEESLRSQKTLLNKLNLVLVSILKQEWPHNWPTFINEIISSCRTNLSICENNMIILRLLSEEVFDYSAEQMTSTKTRNLKETMCAEFSQIFQLCTEILNTGNQESLVKATLETLLRFCNWIPLGYIFETPLIDTLRTRFLELPAFRNVTLQCLTEIGGLQVGGPTQVSNYDEQLVKMFTETLATIATIIPVDMDLRTTYPQSNSRDQEFIQNLALFLCNFFSMHLNLIERLPNRDYLTHGHFYLVRISQIEDREIFKITLDYWLKLVQELYEEMQQLPLSGDNPLMNHGSALSQGGALPPQVLEQYPLRKHKYKEILSNLRVVMIEKMVRPEEVLIVENDEGEIVREFVKESDTVQLYKTIRECLVYLTHLDVTDMETIMIDKLARQVDGSEWSWHNCNVLCWAIGSISLAMNEETEKRFLVTVIKDLLGLTEMKRGKDNKAVVASNIMYIVGQYPRFLKAHWKFLKTVVNKLFEFMHESHEGVQDMACDTFIKIAKQCRRHFVALQPSEHEPFIEEIVRNLGKITCDLTPQQVHTFYEACGFMVAAQGNKNQQERLLNDLMQMPNQAWESIIKSATANPAVLQETETIKIIGNIMKTNVSACTSIGPYFYPQIGRIYHDMLEMYRATSALISEAVAREGEIATKTPKVRGLRTIKKEILKLIETFVEKAEDLQAVRVDMVPKLLETVLLDYKGNVPGARDAEVLRAMSVVISKLQSLMEDQVPIIMENVFECTLEMINKDFSEFPEHRVEFFNLLRAINLHCFPALLKLDNRQFKFVIDSCMWASKHDNRDVEAAGLNMCQELIVNIAEKTDVGTSNAFFNQFFIPIMQDVFFVITDTDHKAGFKAQSQLLMRMFYFVQPSDGTTPKIQGPVYQPDQAPAGTSNREFLSNFVGNLLRNAFSNLQPAQIVAFVDSLFNMNTQYDKFRLTLRDFLISLREFQGDNAELYLVEKEQTERDAKQAELERRSKVSGLMKPSELEAEDDEL, from the exons ATGGGTTACACGATTGCTGAGCTTGACAGTGTTGTCAAGGCCTTCTACGAGGGTCGCGGCGACCAG CAAAAAGCTGCACAAGCTGCCTTGAACCAG TTCAAAGAAGATCCCGATGCCTGGTTGATGGTAGATCAGATCCTCTCCGAGGCTACATATTCGCAAACGAAAT TCCTCGGCCTACAGATCCTCGACAATGTGATTATGACAAGATGGAAGGTTCTGCCTCGCGAGCAATGCCAAG GCATCCGTAACTTTGTCGTTAACTACATCATAAACTGCTCTAGCACCGAGGAGTCGCTACGATCTCAGAAGACGTTGCTGAACAAGCTGAACCTGGTCCTAGTGTCTATCTTGAAGCAGGAATGGCCTCACAACTGGCCGACGTTCATCAACGAGATTATATCATCATGCCGCACAAATCTTTCCATCTGCGAAAACAACATGATCATCCTGCGCCTTCTCTCGGAAGAGGTTTTCGACTACTCGGCCGAGCAGATGACGTCAACAAAAACCAGGAATCTGAAAGAAACAATGTGTGCAGAGTTCTCACAAATTTTCCAGCTGTGTACCGAAATCCTGAACACCGGCAACCAAGAGAGCCTGGTCAAGGCTACTCTTGAGACTTTGCTTCGCTTCTGCAACTGGATTCCCCTCGGATACATCTTCGAGACCCCCCTCATCGACACTCTGCGAACACGCTTTCTGGAGCTCCCGGCGTTCCGGAACGTAACTCTTCAATGCTTGACCGAGATTGGAGGTCTCCAGGTTGGCGGGCCGACACAAGTCAGCAACTACGACGAGCAGCTGGTCAAGATGTTTACGGAAACTTTGGCGACCATTGCTACTATCATTCCCGTCGATATGGATCTGAGGACGACGTACCCACAAAGTAACTCGCGCGACCAGGAATTCATCCAGAACCTGGCCCTGTTTCTGTGCAACTTTTTCTCCATGCACCTGAACCTGATTGAGAGGTTGCCTAACCGTGACTATCTGACGCATGGTCACTTTTACCTTGTTCGCATCTCCCAGATTGAGGACAGGGAAATCTTCAAGATCACACTAGATTACTGGCTGAAGCTCGTGCAGGAGCTCTACGAGGAGATGCAGCAGCTCCCTCTCTCAGGCGACAACCCCCTGATGAACCATGGCTCGGCGCTCTCACAAGGCGGTGCCCTGCCGCCTCAAGTATTGGAGCAGTACCCACTCAGAAAGCACAAGTACAAGGAGATCCTGAGCAACCTTCGAGTCGTCATGATTGAGAAGATGGTGCGTCCCGAGGAGGTTCTGATTGTTGAGAACGACGAGGGTGAGATTGTGCGCGAGTTCGTCAAGGAAAGCGATACCGTGCAGCTCTACAAGACAATACGCGAGTGCCTTGTGTACCTCACCCATCTCGACGTCACGGACATGGAGACCATCATGATCGACAAGCTTGCCCGCCAGGTCGATGGCAGCGAGTGGTCTTGGCACAACTGCAACGTGCTCTGCTGGGCCATCGGCTCAATCTCGCTGGCGATGAACGAAGAGACCGAGAAGCGGTTCCTGGTGACCGTCATCAAGGATTTGCTTGGGCTCACTGAGATGAAGCGTGGCAAAGACAACAAGGCCGTTGTGGCCAGTAACATCATGTACATTGTCGGCcaatatcctcgattcctCAAGGCTCACTGGAAGTTTCTCAAGACGGTGGTTAACAAGCTGTTTGAGTTCATGCACGAGTCCCACGAGG GTGTCCAGGACATGGCTTGCGATACTTTTATCAAGATCGCCAAACAATGCCGTCGCCATTTCGTTGCCCTGCAGCCTAGTGAGCACGAGCCTTTCATCGAGGAGATTGTACGGAACCTAGGAAAGATCACTTGTGACCTCACTCCTCAGCAGGTTCACACCTTTTACGAAGCCTGTGGTTTCATGGTTGCTGCCCAGGGTAACAAGAACCAGCAGGAGCGCCTGCTCAATGACCTGATGCAAATGCCTAACCAGGCTTGGGAGTCGATCATCAAGTCAGCCACGGCCAACCCAGCAGTGCTGCAGGAGACAGAAACGATCAAGATCATTGGCAACATCATGAAGACGAATGTATCGGCATGCACCTCGATAGGCCCCTACTTTTATCCACAGATCGGCCGCATCTACCACGACATGTTGGAGATGTATCGTGCGACCAGTGCTCTGATATCCGAGGCGGTTGCGCGCGAAGGAGAGATCGCCACCAAGACGCCAAAGGTTCGCGGCTTGCGGACGATCAAGAAAGAGATCCTGAAGCTCATCGAGACGTTTGTTGAGAAGGCCGAGGATCTGCAGGCAGTTCGGGTAGACATGGTTCCCAAGCTCCTGGAGACTGTTCTGCTGGATTACAAGGGCAACGTGCCTGGTGCACGGGATGCTGAAGTCCTGCGGGCCATGTCGGTTGTTATCTCTAAGCTGCAGTCTCTGATGGAAGACCAGGTTCCGATTATTATGGAGAATGTCTTTGAGTGCACCCTCGAGATGATCAACAAGGACTTTTCCGAGTTCCCCGAGCATCGCGTTGAGTTTTTCAACCTTTTGCGAGCCATTAACTTGCATTGTTTCCCGGCGCTCCTCAAGCTCGACAACCGGCAATTCAAGTTTGTCATTGACTCATGCATGTGGGCAAGCAAGCACGACAACCGCGACGTGGAAGCAGCAGGCCTTAACATGTGCCAGGAGCTGATAGTCAACATTGCAGAGAAGACTGATGTGGGCACGTCCAACGCCTTCTTTAACCAGTTTTTCATCCCCATCATGCAAGATGTCTTTTTCGTTATCACCGACACAGATCACAAGGCTGGCTTCAAGGCGCAGTCCCAGCTGCTGATGCGCATGTTTTACTTTGTTCAACCCTCGGACGGCACCACGCCCAAGATTCAGGGACCTGTGTACCAACCCGACCAGGCACCTGCCGGTACGAGCAACAGGGAGTTTTTGTCCAACTTTGTGGGCAACCTCCTACGCAACGCGTTCTCGAATCTTCAACC TGCTCAAATCGTTGCCTTTGTCGACAGCCTGTTCAACATGAACACCCAGTACGACAAGTTCAGATTGACGCTGCGCGACTTCCTCATCTCGCTGCGTGAGTTCCAGGGTGACAACGCGGAGCTTTACCTTGTTGAGAAGGAGCAGACGGAACGTGATGCCAAGCAGGCGGAGCTCGAGAGGCGATCCAAGGTCAGCGGGTTGATGAAGCCGTCAGAACTGGAGGCGGAGGACGACGAGTTGTGA